AGGTAGATGGAAAAGGGGATGTGATTGGAGTATTTCTTGATGATCCGCTCGATGCTGTACTTGTTGGTGAATTCCTTCCCCTCTTCGTTCAGGTGAAGCGTCACCGTCGTGCCCTGGGAATCCCGCGTGTCCTCGGCGATCTCGTATTCGCCCCTGCCCTCGCTCGTCCAGCGCCAGGCCTTCTCCTCTCCCGCCTTGCGGCACACCACGATGACGCGGTCCGCGACCATGAACGAGGAATAGAATCCCACCCCGAACTGCCCGATAAGGTTCGCGTCCTTGCGCGCGTCGCCGGAAAGCTGTTCCACGAAGCCGCGGGTTCCGGAGCGCGCGATGGTGCCCAGGTTTTCCATGAGGTCCTGCTCGTTCATGCCTATGCCGGAATCGGCGATGGTGAGCGTGTTCGCCACCGTGTCGAAGGAGATATCAACGCGGGGATCGAAAGAGATGCCCCGGTACGCGTCGTCCGTATACGTGAGGTACTTGAGCTTGTCCAGGGCGTCGGACGCGTTCGATATGAGCTCGCGCAGGAATATCTCCTTGTGGGAATAGAGCGAGTGGATGATGAGGTGGAGAAGCTGCGCCACCTCGGTCTGGAATTGATGCTTCGACATTGTTCGTCCTCCTGGTCTGATAGTGCCTTATGTTGAATAGAATGAATTCACTGCCGGCAGAGAGCCGGCCTGCAAACTAATCATACAAAATATTTTCCTTGCCGTAAAGCGCACCGGGCGGGCCCGGGAGGAATTTTTTTACGCGATCCTGCCGGCCTGTCAAGTTTTTTGCGGGTACTTTTTTAATCACCGATAGGTGCGTGAAGGAACGCCCGGCGGGCGCTGTCACACGTCCACGCATACGATGCACACGTCGTCGTCGAATTCCGTGCCGCCGCGGAACCGTACGAGCCGCTCGTGGAGCCGCTCCATAAAGCGGCCGCTCCGTAAGCCCGATAATTCCAGGAGTACCTGCTCCATCCCGTTGTCCTCGAATACCCGCTTCCTGTCGCCGAGCGGGGAGGCCTCGATGAAGCCGTCGGTGAAGACGACGAGCTTGCTGCCCTGTTCGAGGACGCATGAGGAGTTCTGGTAGTGCTTTCCCCGGGCATGGAGGTCGTCGTTGTTCAGGATTGCCAGCGGCATGCTGCGCTTGTTGGTGAGCCTGGTGATGCCGCCGCTTCCTATCACGATCGGCTCGTGATGGCCCGCCGCCGCGTACACGATGGTTCGTTCGACAGGGTCGAAAATGCCGTAGAACGCGGTCACGAAATTTCCCGCGATCTGGTCGAAAAGCATCGCGTTCATGTGGAGAAGCAGGGCGGCCGGGTCCTCGCGGCGTTCGCCCGCTTGAAGAACCACGCTTTTGATCATCGACGTAATGAGCGCGGCGGGAACGCCGTGTCCCGAAACGTCGCTTATGAACAGCCCGATCTTCGGGGGGAAACCGATCTCGAGAAAGTCGTAGAAATCCCCGCCGACGAGCTTCATGGGAAGGTAGATGAAGCTTATCGCGTCGATGGGACTCCGGGACGGGATCATGCGCTCCTGGATGCGCTTCGCCATTTCAATCTCGCGCGTCATGATTTCGGCCTGATCCCGGAGCTTGTTGCGCTCCCCCTGAAGTTCGCTGGTGCGCTCGTTTACCCGCGCCTCGAGATGCTGGGCGTAGTCCTCGATCTCCCGCGAAAACCGCTCAACCGTCTTGAACGATTTTGCGGTGCGCATGGAGATGACGAATGATTGCGAAAAAATGAATACGAACAGGCCGAAGGGAAGGAGAAAGGTCGTATGGATAACCATCTGCGCATGGAGGATATCGTTCGCCATGGCAGTGAAGAAAAGCATGAATCCCAGGAATAAGATCACCGCGCCCTCACGCTTTCTGACGATCGCCCTGACAAACACGAACACCATGTAAACGCTCACCACCAGCGCGATGGAATGGTAAAGCGTAAGCGCGTTTGCGAAGATGTATGCCGGGCTCAGCCATACGAGCAGCGCGAAGGCAATCGAGATGATCATGGATCCGCGCACGACCCTCCTGCCCATCTCCTCGGGAAACAGCGAGCGGGTGAACAGGACGAAGAACGCCCCAATGGCAAGCGAAGAATACTCGAGCCGTATCTCGAGCTCCCACGGAAGGTCCGGCAGGAAGGAGTAGATGATGCGCTCGTTCATGAGGACCGCGCGCAGGGACATGAGGAGGCAGAAAATACCGAACCAGAACGACGCATGATCCTTTCTCCAGAGCGCGAACAGGGAGAGGTGGTACAGCCCGATAATGAACAGGCTGCCGAACACGAAGAGATCCAGGGAGAGCTGGGCGCGCATATGCCCGGTAATCTGTTCCTCGGTACCCAGGAGCAGGCTGCGCACGATGCCCGCCATCCTGTGACTGTGGTTGGAGACCTGAACCGTTACGACGAATTCGGGTCGATCCACCCTGAAGCTTGCCGTCCGGGGATGGTTGAGGGGGCGCTCCCCGCTGGCGGTCTCGGAGACCTGCCCGATATCCATGATCACCCGGTCATCGATAAGGATCCTGCTGGCTATGGGGATTTCCCTGGTCTTTATCGTCAGCATCGAATCCCGGCCGTCGGTCGCCACGCGAAGCCGGTAGGTCGCGCATCCGAACGGTTTTAAGGCGGATGGCACGCTGTCCATGCTGTGCCAGGCGCCGGGGACCCTGGTGAAATGGTTGGAGGCCGCCTCCGGATCCCCCGCGGCTGACAGCGTGCCCCAGTTGAGCGCCCACTCGCCGTCAAGAGCCACGGGTCCGCGCGCGGCGAAGTCCCATGAGCCCAGGTCAATACGTCCCCTGACCCCCACGGGTATTTCTCCAGCTTCCGGCCCGGAGCACGAAATTACGAACGCGGACAGGAGAATAAGGCCGGCGCATGTACTACGGATTAGTGTCATTTCAGGTACGGTCCGGAGACGATCCCTTCTCTATCAGGAAACATATAATTGTCAAGCAGTGCGCGCGGGACCATGAATTTTCTTGCCACGGCGGTTATTCAGAATATTTCCATCCCTTGAGGTAGTAGGTATACAGCACGGGACAGTCGAAGGTATTGACGCGTACGGGATTTTCTCCGGAGTCCCGGGGAAAATGAAGCGCCGCGAGGAAGCTCGCGCGCGCGTAATACCGGAGCCCAGCGGGCCCCTCGCCCGCCTTTTCCGGGTCGATGACGCTTTCCGACGCGAGATTGAACCCCCAATCCCCGAAGCTCGGGACCATGACATGGTAAGGAAGCACGTGGGGAAACACCTGCCGCAGGGTCGACGAGACGCACCAGAACGCGTCACGCGCCGAGAGCGGCGACGTGGACTGCGTCACGAACACCCCGCCTTCCGTGAGCGCGCGTTTCACGAGCCGGTAAAATTCGACGGTATAGAGCTTTGAGATGGTTTCGTCGTGCGGGTCCGAAAAATCCGCGATGATGCAGTCGTATGTTCCCGGATCCCCGCGGAGATAGGCATAGGCGTCGCCGGTCACGACACGCGCCCGCGGGTCGTGCAGGGAGCCGGCATTGATCCTGACAAACGATGAATTTTCCCGGGCGAGCATAATCATCTCAGGATCGAGCTCGACCAGGACCGCGCGCGTCACCAGGGGGTCGCGTAGCGCCTCGCGCAGGGCGAGACCGTCACCGCCCCCCAGGATGAGCACACTCTTCTCACGCGCACCCAGGAGCGCAAGCGCGGGGTGCACCAGCATTTCGTGGTAGCGGTACTCGTCGGATGTTGAAAACTGTAGCGATCCGTCCAGGTAGAGCCGGAAATCGTCGCCGCCGCGTGTGAGCACGATCTCCTGGCAGCGGGATCTCCTTGAAAATACGATGTCGTCCGCGTACAGGCGCTGCTGGAGCGCGTGTGTGATCTCGCCGGAGAAGACCGCGAGGATGAGGAGAAGGGCGATCGCTGCCAGGGGAAAAAGCGCATCGGACCTCCTCTTTCCCGGGTAGTCGACATACGCGATGAGCGCGACGGCGGCCCCGATATTCATCACGCCGATGACGATCGAGGTGAGGAAGCGCCCCAGGTGCGGAA
Above is a window of Spirochaetota bacterium DNA encoding:
- a CDS encoding polyamine aminopropyltransferase, translated to MRRCREQGRRQVRRETRTRETGEVTARRAAAEQKLLLCALFLSSLCGIVYELVLGSLATYLLGNPVSQYSITIGVFLFAMGAGSYLSRFLEEGIVRAFIFIEAALGLTGGVSVLCLNFFFSFTASYYALHVFFVAVIGGMVGFEIPLLVRALKRHGELKAVIANVLALDYMGGLAGSLLFPLLMFPHLGRFLTSIVIGVMNIGAAVALIAYVDYPGKRRSDALFPLAAIALLLILAVFSGEITHALQQRLYADDIVFSRRSRCQEIVLTRGGDDFRLYLDGSLQFSTSDEYRYHEMLVHPALALLGAREKSVLILGGGDGLALREALRDPLVTRAVLVELDPEMIMLARENSSFVRINAGSLHDPRARVVTGDAYAYLRGDPGTYDCIIADFSDPHDETISKLYTVEFYRLVKRALTEGGVFVTQSTSPLSARDAFWCVSSTLRQVFPHVLPYHVMVPSFGDWGFNLASESVIDPEKAGEGPAGLRYYARASFLAALHFPRDSGENPVRVNTFDCPVLYTYYLKGWKYSE